A section of the Drosophila ananassae strain 14024-0371.13 chromosome Y unlocalized genomic scaffold, ASM1763931v2 tig00000089, whole genome shotgun sequence genome encodes:
- the LOC116656504 gene encoding uncharacterized protein LOC116656504: MSSDEIDVMNTSVAQEEISPENHQRRGESDSHSDDNNIRNVVRIKAMANRRYRQRKKELKPPKPQAKTAAERCKAYRDRQKLRKSAVAEAITPAPVPSKKPKIVPNSTCTANLLSPNDGPEYVLHAAQIHNQHNQQNVHDDHELPNRESLSDVDSDMDIGEHFDGPPIEFDNDFVPPYSGYVNHKFAHKQFQKMFVENPFGYACSVCDRLWFEKDLKKATSADETLLKKITVCLKHNVDVIIIFLMS, encoded by the exons ATGAGTAGTGACGAGATAGACGTGATGAACACATCAGTGGCACAAGAGGAAATATCCCCTGAGAATCACCAAAGAAGAGGAGAGTCTGATTCACACAGTGATGACAATAACATAAG GAATGTCGTTAGAATCAAAGCAATGGCCAACAGGCGGTACAGACAGCGGAAAAAAGAATTAAAGCCTCCCAAACCTCAAGCTAAAACGGCAGCAGAACGTTGTAAAGCATACAGAGACCGTCAAAAACTTCGGAAATCTGCGGTAGCTGAAGCTATAACACCTGCTCCAGTTCCAtcaaaaaaaccgaaaatcgTTCCAAATTCTACGTGTACTGCGAATTTATTGAGTCCCAATGATGGTCCAGAATACGTCCTACATGCAGCACAAATACATAACCAACATAACCAACAGAATGTACACGATGACCATGAACTCCCGAATAGAGAATCACTGAGTGATGTTGATTCCGACATGGATATTGGAGAGCATTTCGATGGGCCACCGATAGAATTTGATAATGACTTTGTGCCTCCCTATAGTGGCTATGTGAACCACAAATTTGCACataaacaatttcaaaaaatgtttgtGGAAAATCCTTTCGGCTATGCTTGCAGCGTTTGCGATCGGCTTTGGTTCGAAAAGGATTTAAAAAAGGCGACATCCGCTGATGAAACgttgcttaaaaaaataacggTATGTTTAAAGCATAATGTGGATGTTATCATAATTTTCTTAATGTCGTAA